A window of Festucalex cinctus isolate MCC-2025b chromosome 6, RoL_Fcin_1.0, whole genome shotgun sequence contains these coding sequences:
- the sart1 gene encoding U4/U6.U5 tri-snRNP-associated protein 1 codes for MGSSKKHKEKSRDREAEDRRREHKKHRRKERDRDASDRDGTREKDRRKRSASRDRSGRDSRSKTERSGGEPRIKKEKIDKMYEEGNGETQAQSASGDASLSIEETNKLRAKLGLKPLELNDNKKELGTKEEPLVAETINPALIQKQKDIKEKLAAMKEKRLLNQKLGKVKTLAEDDWLEDTAAWVEKSRKAAKDKEMAEKRAKLLEEMDQEFGVSNLVEEEFGQGRKNTAYTARDLKGLKVQHKVDSFGEGQTVVLTLQDKGVLEEEEDVLENVGLVDKEKADKNVELKKKKPDYKPYEEEESVDDMVTFKPRVVLSKYDEEIDGEKKKSFRLKAGGVADGERERELQAMRETLRSQAQSLEMPSLAIASEYYLPQEMVGFKKTKRRVKKIRKKEKTTVADFLLLDDTRKSDFGSRTRGRGRKADYEDDEENSGRWPHEVATATAAPQTSDDIRTAEMDISDDEDFTPPEPSVMEEDEAEQELQKQLEKQRKLRQKRLLKDSGEKIAERVKRLSKGDGDKDAEKRNNIVFNATSEFCRTLGDIPTYGLSGNREDQEDMMDFEQEEERDGASGSNSDAEDNIGWSSVNLDEEPKHPDFATASATILDEEPIVNSGLAAALHLCKNKGLLETEMQKVARVKATKGALPNDNYCIEDKMGFDDKYSRREEYRGFTQDFKDKDGYKPDVKIEYVDESGRKLTPKEAFRQLSHRFHGKGSGKMKTERRMKKLEEEALLKKMSSSDTPLGTVALLQEKQKSQKTPYIVLSGSGKSMNANTITK; via the coding sequence ATGGGTTCGTCCAAGAAGCATAAGGAAAAGAGTCGCGACAGGGAAGCCGAGGATCGCCGTCGCGAGCACAAGAAACATCGCCGCAAGGAGCGCGACAGAGACGCGTCGGACCGAGATGGCACTCGGGAGAAGGACAGACGAAAGCGGTCCGCGTCCAGGGACAGGAGCGGACGCGATAGCCGCAGCAAAACCGAGAGAAGCGGCGGGGAGCCACGCATCAAGAAGGAGAAAATTGATAAGATGTACGAGGAGGGAAACGGTGAGACGCAAGCTCAGTCCGCCAGTGGAGATGCATCTCTCAGCATCGAGGAGACCAACAAGCTCCGAGCCAAGCTGGGCCTGAAACCGCTCGAGTTGAACGACAACAAGAAGGAACTCGGCACCAAGGAAGAGCCGCTGGTGGCGGAGACCATCAACCCGGCTCTCATCCAGAAGCAGAAAGACATCAAGGAGAAACTGGCTGCCATGAAGGAGAAGCGCCTACTGAACCAGAAACTTGGCAAAGTCAAGACCCTGGCTGAGGACGACTGGCTGGAGGACACAGCCGCCTGGGTGGAGAAGAGCCGGAAAGCGGCAAAGGATAAAGAGATGGCGGAGAAGAGAGCCAAACTCCTGGAGGAGATGGACCAGGAGTTTGGCGTGAGCAACCTGGTGGAGGAGGAGTTCGGGCAAGGGCGGAAAAACACCGCATACACAGCGCGAGATCTGAAAGGTCTTAAAGTGCAGCACAAAGTGGACTCCTTCGGCGAAGGCCAGACGGTCGTCCTCACGCTGCAGGACAAAGGTGTgctcgaggaggaggaggacgtgcTGGAGAACGTGGGGCTGGTGGACAAGGAGAAGGCGGACAAGAACGTCgagctgaagaagaagaagcccgACTACAAGCCgtacgaggaggaggagagcgTGGACGACATGGTGACATTCAAGCCGCGCGTGGTGCTGTCCAAATATGACGAGGAGATCGACGGCGAAAAGAAGAAAAGCTTCCGCTTGAAGGCGGGCGGCGTGGCCGACGGCGAGCGGGAGCGGGAGCTGCAGGCCATGCGGGAGACACTCCGCAGCCAGGCGCAGTCCTTGGAGATGCCCTCGCTCGCGATTGCGTCCGAGTACTACTTGCCCCAGGAGATGGTGGGCTTCAAAAAGACCAAGCGGCGCGTGAAGAAAATCCGGAAGAAGGAGAAAACGACAGTGGCCGACTTCTTGCTCCTGGACGACACGCGCAAGTCGGACTTCGGCTCCAGGACGCGGGGGCGTGGCCGCAAAGCGGACTACGAAGACGACGAGGAGAACAGCGGCAGGTGGCCGCACGAGGTGGCGACGGCGACAGCGGCGCCGCAAACGTCCGACGACATCCGCACGGCGGAAATGGACATCAGCGACGACGAGGACTTCACGCCGCCCGAGCCCAGCGTCATGGAAGAGGATGAGGCCGAGCAGGAGCTGCAGAAGCAGCTGGAGAAGCAGAGGAAGCTGAGGCAGAAGCGGCTCCTCAAGGACTCCGGCGAGAAGATCGCCGAGCGGGTGAAGCGGCTCTCCAAGGGCGACGGCGACAAGGACGCGGAGAAGCGCAACAACATCGTCTTCAACGCCACGTCCGAGTTTTGCCGGACGCTGGGCGACATCCCCACCTACGGCCTGTCGGGCAACCGCGAGGACCAGGAGGACATGATGGACTTTGAGCAGGAAGAAGAGCGGGACGGCGCCAGCGGCTCCAACTCGGACGCCGAGGACAACATCGGCTGGAGCAGCGTCAACCTGGACGAGGAGCCGAAGCATCCCGACTTCGCCACCGCCTCCGCCACCATTCTGGACGAGGAGCCCATCGTCAACTCGGGCCTGGCCGCCGCCTTGCACTTGTGCAAGAATAAAGGACTGCTGGAGACGGAGATGCAAAAAGTGGCGCGCGTCAAAGCCACCAAAGGCGCCCTGCCCAACGACAACTACTGCATCGAGGACAAGATGGGCTTCGACGACAAGTACAGCCGCCGCGAGGAGTACCGCGGCTTCACGCAGGACTTCAAGGACAAAGACGGCTACAAACCCGATGTCAAGATCGAGTACGTGGACGAGTCCGGTCGCAAGCTGACGCCCAAGGAGGCCTTCAGGCAGCTGTCGCACAGATTCCACGGCAAGGGCTCGGGCAAGATGAAGACGGAGCGCAGGATGAAAaagctggaggaggaggcgcTGCTGAAGAAGATGA